In Nitrospinota bacterium, the following are encoded in one genomic region:
- a CDS encoding DmsE family decaheme c-type cytochrome: protein MMEKVKNSLLSIFLLALMLGFFLVFIPKDARGESGYAGAETCKSCHASMYEKYAYTLHAEKSDPRTPASKMGCETCHGPGKAHVEAGGGKGVGGIMALGPESTISKEKRDATCLQCHSKGKVVMWKGSTHESRGLSCTNCHSAHSGYRKNLAKKTQVEVCTQCHKKIRSDLRKSSHHPIREGKMQCTSCHNPHGAIADKLITANYTNLKCYECHAEKRGPYLWEHSPVTEDCTTCHTPHGSNHEFLLKGKQPYICQRCHANSRHPSQLRARSTTNAGQSVYTSQGAQLFYRSCQNCHIQVHGSNHPSGKSLMR, encoded by the coding sequence ATGATGGAGAAGGTCAAGAATTCTTTACTCTCTATTTTCCTATTGGCTCTCATGCTAGGATTTTTCCTCGTGTTCATTCCAAAAGATGCAAGGGGTGAGAGCGGCTATGCGGGTGCAGAGACCTGTAAGAGCTGTCATGCTTCTATGTATGAAAAGTATGCTTATACTCTTCATGCTGAGAAGAGCGACCCCAGGACGCCAGCTTCCAAAATGGGATGCGAGACCTGTCATGGTCCGGGCAAAGCCCATGTTGAAGCCGGTGGTGGAAAAGGGGTCGGTGGAATCATGGCTCTGGGTCCAGAATCAACGATATCGAAAGAAAAGAGAGATGCCACATGCCTTCAGTGCCACTCAAAGGGTAAAGTAGTGATGTGGAAAGGCAGCACCCATGAGAGCAGGGGGCTCTCATGTACGAATTGCCACAGTGCCCACTCTGGTTATCGCAAAAATCTTGCAAAGAAAACCCAGGTTGAGGTTTGCACTCAGTGCCATAAAAAAATAAGATCCGATTTGAGGAAAAGCTCCCATCACCCCATAAGGGAAGGGAAGATGCAGTGTACAAGCTGTCATAACCCTCATGGAGCAATTGCAGACAAGTTAATAACTGCCAATTATACTAATTTGAAGTGCTATGAGTGTCATGCTGAAAAGAGGGGGCCATATCTCTGGGAACACTCTCCCGTTACAGAAGACTGTACTACATGCCATACGCCTCACGGCTCTAATCACGAATTTCTCTTGAAGGGAAAACAGCCGTATATCTGCCAGAGATGCCATGCCAATTCAAGGCATCCGAGCCAACTCCGTGCGAGAAGCACAACCAATGCAGGACAGTCCGTATACACCAGTCAAGGCGCGCAGTTGTTTTATCGTTCTTGCCAGAACTGCCACATCCAGGTGCATGGAAGCAACCATCCATCTGGTAAATCCTTGATGAGATAA